In Camelina sativa cultivar DH55 chromosome 17, Cs, whole genome shotgun sequence, the genomic stretch ACACGGCAGCTATGAACGCGCCACGAGTCCTCTTGTTAGCAAACTCGGACATGATGGTAGCGGAAAGCGGGTAATCACCACCAATGCCAAGACCAAGAATAAACCGGAAAAAACCAAGGCTAACCATAACACAAGAGCGGCGAGTCGTGCACACGGAGAAGCCACAACCGAAGGAGCTAAGGATCATGATGACTAAACAGAGTCCGTAGACTCTGCGACGACCGACTCGGTCACCGAGGTAACCGAAGATGAGTTGACCAGCGGCTGTACCGAGTAGAGCGATGGCGTAAGAAGTTGAAAGAACGGCTGTGTTGATCGAGTCACCGTTGTAATAAACATGGCTAATCATTTTCATGACCGGTGCGATGCAGAAAAGATCGTATGCGTCGGTGAATAGACCCATTCCTGCGACTATGATCGCTTTGAAATGGTACCATTGTATTCGAGCTGCATCAAGCGATGACAATATCTTTATTGCCATCTTTGCTTTCTTCTCCACTCTCTGCGATTCTGAATCCAGAgctttattcttttctttttctttctattttgttttgtttatcaaGATTTCGAATTCATGAGAAGACAAAAGTACGAAAACAGGACAATGATTCTTATAACGACTtaacttttgtaatatttcattatttttattttctatgagTATGGAATATGCTTATGATTTGACTCCGAGGAAGACTTGGTCCTTTTGATATTTATGTTGTCACGATGGGCACTAACCTGAACATCATATTGTTTGGAAATTTCCAGCAGTTTAGATTAATTAGTAACCAAATAAAACCTGAATTTTTTTACTAGTCGGTTTAATACggttggttttggtttgattcacTTACTGAGAAGAGTGGACAAGTGACAATTGGTTCGGCAAGTTTAGACAAAAAGATTCTCAGTTGATGATGAGCAAGCAAAATCGACGGTGTCATGTCCTAAAAGATGAACAAAGAGTGAATGATCTGTCCTTTACATGCGGTTTGATTGGCCTAGCTTCTGTATCCATTAACATAAGAGATCCTGAAGTTTTCAACTTTGTAGGAACCTCCGGTTTAGTTAAGAGTCTTTGTGTCTGATGATGACAGCCTCGAAGATACCATCTGATCGGAAGTTAGGAGAGAATAGCCGTGGATCAACTGGTCCTGGGAGGCTAAAGCATAGCTTGAACGGTCCAGAGGGACACAGCTTCCGGATATTCATTTCAAAAACCCGAGAATGCCTCTGGATTGTTTTCTCGCCTGTCGTAGTCGATCCTTCAAGTATCACCTTACCATCTGATTCAATCTCACAGCTGAATTCACCTGCACACAAAAATGACCAAACCAATTCATGTGTTTCATCACTTAGACCCGATGAGACCTATGGAAATAGTTAGTTgtgtaacaacaacaaagcatGACTATACCGTAATCTTTGCGGACACCAGGCAAAGCAACTTGAAAAAAGTATGCAACATTGTTGACACCAATGTCAACAACACCAACAGATGGTCCTAGCGTTCTATTACTGGCTGTTCCGGTAGTGACAACCGACGGTTCTGCATCACATTCCTTCATGTCAGGAGGAGGAACAGGTATAAGTGCCTGACTGGTGGGTTTATCTGTTCTGCCTCTTTCCATAAGCGTTTCACCATTCTTGTTTGCTGCCTTTCTTGATGAGTTCTTGAACCGTTTTCTCTTGTATGTCTCCCGAAATCTTTCAGGGGTTTTACTCATTCCAGAAACAACAGCATGACCAACAACTGCTTCTTCTCCCTCTTGGTCAGAGACAATTCCACTGGATACCGTTCCTCCGTTTCTTAGGCAATCCTGCTCCATTCCCTGGCTTACTGGAATGTCCACAGAGAGTCTATCTGGTTTACTGATCAGGCAACTAACAACtgcatcttcctctttctttctcttgcaTGTTTCTCGAGGCTCTCCAGATGAATTGTAGTCTTCACTAGTAACAAGTCCATTAGATGTCGCTGCATCCCCATTTCTCGAACAGTCCTGCTCTGTTCCCTGGCTCTCATCCAGCTGCACACGTGGAGGACACAGAGACATGACCCTATCGATTTTAAAGTCGTTCAAACGCGACAAGCATCTAAATCTTTGAAGCTCTTCCTTGCTTAGAAAGTCCAGTGCAGGTTCACCGATAACAACAATCCCTTTCACAATCTCGTGGCTTGGGGAATACCTTTTCTGCTGGTGAAGATTCGTGGGGAAAAAAGACGTAAACTGAGGAAACTTTCCAATGGGTTCCATAGGTAGATAACCCTTGAGATACATATAAATCATGTCAGGATGGAGAAGGAGGCTGGAGTTGGCGTTTCTCAGTACATTATAGTAGAGGTTCTGAAGCTGAGCAACAGTGAGAGAGGAAGATCCAACGTGCATCAAAGTGTAAGGTGGTAAACCTTTAGCTAGTCTCTGAGAAGCTGAGCATCTTGGGTTATCAGAATACACATCAGGACCCAAATAATTACTCATGATGAAATTAACCAAGAAGTACTGATCGCTCGATAACCCATCGCTACACAGACTCATGTTTTTTTGATTCAAGCAAATGAgggaatatattatatatcaatgaACCCTGCATAACATATAAAAGTGGCAGCATCATGCAGTGTGTCACATACATGGAAACAATAAGGACATTCCCAAAATGTTAGGCACATGAGTGTCTCAAAGATTCCAGATTCAGTCATcatatatatagctttataAATTTCCACCATTGTCTAGTTAATCATTTTGAACAGTGAATTATATCCAATTTTacacagaataaaaaaaaaaaaaaaaacccaaataaatGCAGAGACCAGAAAGCTCATTTGAGTAGCTctagttcaaacttcaaagtgaaaacaaaaattcccTAAAAAATCCCAAAGGTCCATCACGGTTGAAGAAGACACTGTTAGTACTCTCTATTGCAAGAATCGAACCCACATTGTTGTTCACAATAACACACAACACAGGAGATAAAAAAATAGGGTTTTCTAAACTCTTACTTAAAAAAGGCCATCGATTTGTGAAAAATTAATCCAACATTGCAATTGTAATAATCACACATTTCATTGAGAAAACGAGAAGAACCCCCGAAACTAAACATCAGTGGGCAATGATTAacaaaaatgtgatttttggtACCTTTGATTCTGTCGTGATGCTTCGAAGCTTCGGAGTAGGAAGGGAAGGAAGgagcaaagaagagagaatttttttttctttttttttttttttttttggttctgtctGCTGAATAATCAATCAAAAGTTTTGGTAGGGGAAAAATGCAAAGGGAATGGGGTCCTTTGGCTCGTTACACGTGGGACCCGAAATATAACCGCATTTGGAGGTATCACTTGTCACATGCGGTTATAATAGCCACGTGCCGTCTTtgtttttagagttttattGGGCTTTCTTTTGTAAAGCCGAAAGGCCCATTAAAAACAAGAATAACAAAAGAGAGGAAGTGGTGGGAAAATGGTTTAACATTTTAATACGCTGAGACTGACTCATGATTCTGTGCATTTTGCAGACTAACCATCTCTAGGTTCAGAGATTCCTCGGACAGTCGGACTTCAAAACATCATTACCTTGCCGTTACTACCACGAGTCCACGACACTCTCATTAAATATTTTCCATCTAAATTTATATACTAGTAACCAATACTGCAAACTTCAATCATATGGATCCATGGATGTGTACCTTAATAACCTCACCAATGATAAAAGTAGGATTTCAATTTAtttgtgttcaaggttgatgaACAAAAAAACGAGTCCAAGAAGGAATATGTATACTACATTGACTCAATCAAAAGTGCTCATgagaaatggaagaaaaatGGAGTTAAGTAATAAAGGAATCTGAGCAGAAGAAGATGGGATTCATACACCGAAACAATTAACAAGAGCAATTTTATCAGTCTAGAACTCTGTACAGAcatggagaagagaagactCCTCGATCTAAAAGAATATATGAACAGACAAGAAGCTAAGCCAACACTATAAACATTCATTTCTTTACTTACAATGCAGATGACTCGACTTTATAGGACTTCAGAATCTACCTTATTATAATCTTTCTTTACTAACACTCTCCTATGCCTTAGAAAGAGTGTTTAGTGGTAACAAGACTACTTTTACTACCATAAGAATCAGGTTTTGAATCCACCATTCTATATGCATCtgtatgtgtttatatatataaccaaacttAATCCTACCGGTTCCAGGGTTCAACCATTCATTCATATAGTTTATGCCAGAAAGCTTGTAGTGGGCTATACACATGCTGAGAGGGTTACGTAAACAGAAGCACAACCAACTCCTGCAGCTTCCATTGTCCTTTTTCCTTCATCCACCTTCCCAAGAGcaaccctttttttttacttcttcagTGAGCAAGAACTACTTATGACCTGTAACAGCGGTAAAGTGGCGAGGTTGAAAACATTTGCAAGTACTGAAACTAAAAATGCAGCTAATGTACCAAAGCTTACCTCTAGaatgcaaaaaaacaaataattgcaAAGCTTAAACAGGAAGCCTGCCAATACTCAGAGTAGCTTTTACGTTGTTATccttagttttttattttccttttcggCAGTCTTCAAGGATTACTAACTGAAACCCAACAAATAACACCGATATAGTGTATGTAAGCGAGTATCATCTCCAATCcaatttaaacccaaaaaaaaagtccaaaaagCTTACGTTGATGAAATTTTTCACCCCGTTGTTTGATCAGAACCGCTACTTTGCATATATTGAGGAGTCTGGACAATGATACGTTGCTGTGTTGGAGCTAAAGCTGAAGGATATGGAGATTGAATAGCAGACATAGGTGAAGTGCCACCAAGCTGCAGAACATGACTTCCTGGATGAGAATAACCCTGAACTGCTGTATAACCTTGACCACCGGGAATAGTCTGACTCAATTGCCCGTATTGATACCCTGGTGAGTTAACTGCCCCAGGTACTCCATACACCTGAATGTACTGCTGACCCATGTAAGGACCATAAAATCCCTACGACACCATGAAGAGAAGACATGATTTTATAACTAACTAAGGTCATAACAGTCTAAAATGCATAAAGAAAGTAAGGACTGCAGCAGTTTCAGACGCCTACCTGAGATTGTGAGTACATGTAGTCAGGTCCATATGGTGTAACCCTGAGGAACACAATAAACGAACAACTAATATTAGACACAAGTGAGTAAGTTTTTGCTAGACACTCtttaagagattatatataAGACGAGTAGCAATTATACATCAATGGCTAAAGTACGTTATACTATGAAGGGAAGGTGCTTAAGCTACGGGAAATGGCCTAAAGTGTCTACTCCAATATGTCCATTGGAAATTTTTAGATCATTTCGGCCCTATCAAAGTCAGAAAAACAGGTCATGACCTTGCCTGTCCAAAAAATAATTGAGTTCGGCCACATATCCTCTGcgattatatttttgtattccTGCAAGTTACCAATCACAACATGTCACATCATAGTGCTACACTCAAGACACTAAGTGGCAGAAGATTACTATCAACGCTTAGCTCGTCGAATATCCAAGTGATTGTCCATGCTGTGATCGGTAAATGCCACTTGACCAAAGTGACTGAACATATGTTCAACCTTTGTGAGATAGACTACCAAGTAGACATTAGAACTGATACGCTTATCATAGTATGTCTGCTATAGCATATttacaataaaacaataaaatgcaATTTTGTGAGCTTCAAACTGCGCAACTCACCCATAAGGATACACCACTCCATGTTGGTAGTTATAAGCAGGTGGTTGCTGATGCGGATGGCTTCCAAATAGTGAACCGCGAGGACTCTGCACACTTCCAACATATGGGGGAGCAGGTCTTATCCGCcctaaccaaacaaaatacaCAATGCAACAAATTAAAGGTTTACACTGTAACAATCCATCGACAAACTGAATATTTCACCAAATATATTAAGGTCAAGTAATGAGAAGAAAAGGAATAGATGAATACTGAAGCAAGACTGACCAGGAAAATTGGGTATCATGGCATATTGCATAGGGACCCTAGGTCTGCCAAGAGAAGCGAGATTACAATTGGCGCGTCTGCCATCTATAATAGGTGTTGGGTCGACACAGGCTCTCCTAGCAGCCTCTGGATCTCGAAAAGTCACCTAAATCCAccataaaaatcataaacataGTAGTGAGTCATACTACAATCATGAACATATAAACAAACAGATATCTACATCAAACGAATGAAAAGGGAGTCCAATGGTTAGCAAAGATGGCAAGAAGTTTCATCAAAAGCAGCATTTTCCGAATTCAACATCTATATGGTTATTCAAAGAACTAGGAATCCTAAAGTCAAGCAGATCATTTACCAATTACCAAAAGTGTCACTATAGTTATAACTCTCAAGCAACATTTTGGTATCTAATAATAATCTATAAGCATACAATGGAAGCAGAGGATGTTGTTCATTAGAAGCAGCCATAGAAACATAGAACAAaagtaagcaaaacaaaagattaggAGACTCACAAAGCCGTAACCTTTGGAGCGACCAGTGTTCTTATCAGTAATAACGACGGCCTCAAAGATATCACCATATTGTTCGAAATGCCGACGAAGAGTGTCGCTTTGAGTCTCCCACGCAAGGCCACCAACAAAGACTTTAGTAAAAGTTGTATCACCAAAAGGAGAGTTCAAGTAATGAAACCCAGAGCCAGGAATCGAATGATACGCCATGATTAGAACCAAAAGACAGAAACTTTATACAATAGAAGATAACCAAAGACCCTAAAACTAGACCCAGTAAACCCTAGACAAAGTTTTGAGTGGTGGTTAAACctaaagatgaagaaaacagaaCAGATCGAATTTGAAAAGAGGAAATTCTAGGGTTTACCAGGGTCTgcgaagagaagagagatcgGACCCAACGACACCTAATAAAGGATCATACTTGACAAAGTAATGATcatgacataaaaaaaataaaaaaaataaagagataaaatttcccgggaaaaaaaaaacagaacaaataaaaaaaaaaagttgggggaaaagggttttaaaaactTTGGAAGATAGGCCacggaaagaagaagaagagaagagtctGTGCCGGGGTTAGGTACAAGGATGGGTCGAGAGAGACGATTCACAGACGAATTACAATCAAAGGGTTGGAGGAAATGGGAAAAGAGAGGAAGAATTAGAGTGATTTTAGGGATTTAGATAGAAAGgaagaatgatgatgatgatgaagaagttggTGATGACGAAGACGATGATGCGTGATTATTTGATTCATGAATtgttcgagagagagagaaattgtaaaaaagagtttgttcttcttcttcgtccctCTCATACTGATGGGTCCCGCTCAAAATCGTATTAATACTAATTGtcgttttaatttaataatcaaCGCTCCTGTAACTAAAGGTTAACACTtaacagaaaaacaaacatcAGTGTGTAATGGAATTAAACCAATGCGTCTTCTTAACGATCACGATCTCCATCTTTGATTACAAGATAAGACGGGAGAAACTTTGGAAGAATCAACGCCGCCACTAGacacaaaacaaccaaaaccacCACTGACCAGCTTGAGTAAGGAATGCCTAAGAGCTGTTCTTCACAAACTGTCACAAACGATATAAGGGGAGTTTACAGACTTCATTCACTACAACTTCTatgttgtgaaaagaaaaagattgatgCTAGTAAGTGAGCTTGCCTATGTTGTAAATGATGAAGGACCGTTCTTTGACATTTGGTATAGCTACAATGCCTTCAGGTTCAACCGTCACCAAAACATATAATCCGTCctaaatcagaaacaaaaatgaCTCTAAGGTCATATCTCATAAATGTTTCAAAGGTTAAAGGAACTGGTTGAAAATGATGGACCAATACCTTGTTATTAACTTCTTCAAGACTCTCGGTTTTGAAGATCAGTTTCTCAGTGTTCAGTAATCTCCTCATCTGGTTCAGCTTCAAACCCACCTCACCATTCTTCAGTAGTTGCAGCGTAAATAGAGCCGGTATCTGTTATTATCATAACTAAAGATCAGATATCCAACACTTCAACAAGCAAAAGACACATGGAAACAAAAAGCAAGATAACAAAAAATTGACATACAGAAGCTGGGTACGATATCTTGACTTCATACCAAGAATTTGACTTAAGCCCTTCTAATTTGTAAACTCGAGAACCAGATTGCAATGGCAGTGTCTCCTTCCATAGTTCCTTCCCAGCATATAAAGTTTTCCCATCAAACCTAAGAGACAAATCCACCTAATCACATCATTTCTATTGTACCAATAAAGAATCCAAATTGGGAATAATGTGAAGACGATTACGCACACTTACTGTTTCTCATGGCTGTAACAAGACACAAAACTTACGAAGACGATTACAAAGATAAGCAAGTGGCATCCTCTATCACGTAACTCTAGCATCCTATAAAGTCCTGAGAAACAAATCCCAAAGTTATTCTTACAGTTTGTTTTCTCAGTGACGTAACACGAAAAATAAGGATTCATCAAACCGAAATCGAATCGACTTACCCGAAATCAGACTCTC encodes the following:
- the LOC104756443 gene encoding uncharacterized protein LOC104756443; this encodes MLELRDRGCHLLIFVIVFVSFVSCYSHEKQFDGKTLYAGKELWKETLPLQSGSRVYKLEGLKSNSWYEVKISYPASIPALFTLQLLKNGEVGLKLNQMRRLLNTEKLIFKTESLEEVNNKDGLYVLVTVEPEGIVAIPNVKERSFIIYNIVCEEQLLGIPYSSWSVVVLVVLCLVAALILPKFLPSYLVIKDGDRDR
- the LOC104756442 gene encoding increased DNA methylation 3-like, whose amino-acid sequence is MSLCSDGLSSDQYFLVNFIMSNYLGPDVYSDNPRCSASQRLAKGLPPYTLMHVGSSSLTVAQLQNLYYNVLRNANSSLLLHPDMIYMYLKGYLPMEPIGKFPQFTSFFPTNLHQQKRYSPSHEIVKGIVVIGEPALDFLSKEELQRFRCLSRLNDFKIDRVMSLCPPRVQLDESQGTEQDCSRNGDAATSNGLVTSEDYNSSGEPRETCKRKKEEDAVVSCLISKPDRLSVDIPVSQGMEQDCLRNGGTVSSGIVSDQEGEEAVVGHAVVSGMSKTPERFRETYKRKRFKNSSRKAANKNGETLMERGRTDKPTSQALIPVPPPDMKECDAEPSVVTTGTASNRTLGPSVGVVDIGVNNVAYFFQVALPGVRKDYGEFSCEIESDGKVILEGSTTTGEKTIQRHSRVFEMNIRKLCPSGPFKLCFSLPGPVDPRLFSPNFRSDGIFEAVIIRHKDS
- the LOC104756445 gene encoding RNA-binding protein 38 — encoded protein: MAYHSIPGSGFHYLNSPFGDTTFTKVFVGGLAWETQSDTLRRHFEQYGDIFEAVVITDKNTGRSKGYGFVTFRDPEAARRACVDPTPIIDGRRANCNLASLGRPRVPMQYAMIPNFPGRIRPAPPYVGSVQSPRGSLFGSHPHQQPPAYNYQHGVVYPYGVTPYGPDYMYSQSQGFYGPYMGQQYIQVYGVPGAVNSPGYQYGQLSQTIPGGQGYTAVQGYSHPGSHVLQLGGTSPMSAIQSPYPSALAPTQQRIIVQTPQYMQSSGSDQTTG